In the Candidatus Marinimicrobia bacterium CG08_land_8_20_14_0_20_45_22 genome, TGTCTAGGCATCTGAAAAGGTTGAAATCTCTACCTGACATTGAACAAGAAAGAATTCAAAAATTATTGCAGATTAAAGATTGCATGGACCCGATTCCAGATATTTTTGAATATATTCTAAGCGATGAAAAACCTCTCATTTCAAAGGCTGATAAAGAATTTCAATTTGACCTAAATAAATTAATTGCTGGAGTTATAACAAAAGTAAAAAAAGATCAAAATCCACGCGCACAAGAATGGAAACAGGGAGTTCCAATATTTATTACTGGTGGAGGTTATGAAATAGAATATTACCGAAATACCGTTATGAATAAATTTATTTATTTAGAAAATACTGGTATCAGCAGACCGGATTTTGTTGAAATACCTATACCTGTTGACTTGAAAATCGATTCCCAAGCTCCTAATATTATTCGTAGATTTTCATCCGCATACGGACTAAGTTTTAGAGTTGAGGAGATTGGAGACATTAAAGGGGCATCATCAATTGAAGCAATAAGTAAGATTGAAAAAAAGATTAGTTATTCTACATGGGATGATACTGAACCGGGTTGATTATGTAAGAAAACGACAGGAAAACTACTATAGAGGATAAGAGCGGAGAAAAGGAGAACGAATTAATTTATTGCTTTACTGAGCTCAAAGTGAAAATCCGATCAACATTAACGCTTGTTTTGCACACAAATACGGTAAATGTTAAAGTAAAATTGTTGCGTTAAAAAAGAGGAGTTGAATAAATGATAGAAACCAACGACAAAATCATTATTTACCAGCCGCCCGAAGGGTTGCCGGCGCTGGAAGTTCATCTCGAAGAAGAGACGGTCTGGTTGACACAAAAACAAATGGGCGATTTATTTGGGAAAAGTTATAAGACAATTTCACGACATATAAATAACATTTACCGTGAAAGCGAATTGGTCCGGAACTCAACTGTCTTGTTTTTTGAGACAGTTCAGACTGAAGGGGATCGAGAAGTTATCAGAAATCTTGAATACTTTAACCTGGATATGATTATCTCGGTTGGTTATAGGGTCAATTCAAGGCGCGGCACCCAATTCCGCATCTGGGCGACTAATGTTCTGAAACAGCATATCATTCAAGGCTATACGGTCAATGAAAAACGGTTACAGGAGGCGCGGGAAAATTTCCGGAGATTAAAAGACAGCGTTGAGATTTTCCAGCGGGTTGTGGAAAACCGGACATTGACCGATACCGAAGCTAAGGGGATTGTACAAGTAATCCGGGATTATGCGCACGCCCTGGATATGTTGGATGGATATGATCGCCAGAATCTGACAATTCGGAATGTAAATCGGAATGAGCGTTATAAACTGGATTATGATAAGGCATGTTCAGCCTTACAGGATTTGATAGATATTGAATCCCGGAAACCGGAACGCGGCAATCTATATGGCAAAGAGCGCGGCAAGATTTTACATGGGATCATCGCTTCAGTATATCAGACTGTTGGCGGACAGGACGCTTACCCGAGCATTGAAGAAAAAGCCGCACATCTGCTCTATTTCCTGATTAAGAATCATCCTTTTATTGATGGTAATAAGCGCATTGCCGGAGCTCTGTTTCTCTGGTTTCTGGAACAGAACCGCTGGCTTTATAATGCCGATGGTAGCAAACGGATTGCTGATAATGCTCTGACTGCACTCTGCCTGCTAGTTGCCCAAAGTGATCCGAAGGAAAAAGACCTGATTGTTAAAGTGATCATCAACCTGATTAACAAGGATAATTAATATTATGACCGACGCTTCTTCATTAGTATCGAAACTCTGTAAGACGTCGACAATCTGCCAGAGCCGGATGAGATTGTAAATAAAATCGTCGCGATCCAGATAAAGCGATTGTTTTTAAGGCAAAACCACTCATTCCGCCCGGCAGACGAGTCCCTTCAGGTAAGTCCCTTCGGGGAAAGCGAGCGCGGTCGGATGGTCGGGCGCCTGTGTGAGCCGTCTGATGATTTGCGCATTGCGTTTGGCGTCAAGAGCCGCGTCGGCGACGATCTTTTGAAATAGTTCCGGCGTCATCAGTCCTGAACAGGAAAATGTGAACAGAATGCCATTTTTCCGGAGAAGTTTGAACGCCAGCAGATTGATGTCTTTGTAGCCGCGAGCGGCACGTTCGAGATTGCTTTTTGATTCGGCAAATTTAGGCGGATCAAGAACGATCAGATCGAACATTCGGTTGGCGTTCCGGTATTCGCGCAGGACTTGAAAAACGTCGCCGGCGACATTTTCAATCCGGTCGGTCGGCAATTCATTGCGTTTGGCATTTTCAAGACTGATTTCAAGCGCAGTCGCCGAGGCGTCAATGTTGGTAACATGCGCGGCGTCATTTTTGAGTGCGAATATTCCAAATCCACCGGTGTAAGAAAAGCAGTTCAACATTTCAACATTCGATGAATATCTGCCAATAAGTTTTCGATTTTCGCGTTGATCCAAGTAGAAACCGGTTTTATGTCCGGTTTTCACATCGACGAGAAATTTCAGACCGTTTTCCAGGATTTCGATGAGATCGGGCGGTTCGGCTCCGGCAAGAACACCGGCAACGAGCGGCAAACCTTCCTTTTCGCGGACTTCGACGTCCGAACGCTCATAGATTCCGGCATTGGGAATCAGCGTGTTCAGTTGTGCAATGATCTCATTTTTCCATTTTTCGGCTCCGGCGGTGAGAAATTGACAGACGAGAAAACCGCCGTACTTATCGACGATTAATCCGGGCAAACCGTCGGATTCGGCGTTGACTAAACGAAAAGCCGTAGTTTCTGGATCGGCGAGGAAATCTTTACGGGAATCGATCGCGTGCTGAAGACGACCGGCGAAAAACCGTTCGTTAATTGGTTCGTCGGCATTAAATGTCCACATTCGGACGGTGATCTGTGACTGCGGGGAAAAAGCGCCGCGCCCCAGAAATCGTTTATCGGTTGAAAAAACATCAACGGTATCGCCGCTGACGGGCGAACCCGAAACGGAATGAATTGCGCCGGAAAATACCCATGGATGGAAACGCAGAAGCGACCGTTCGCGCCCCGTTTTTAAAATGACAGAAGTTTCCAAATCTTTTCTCTTTGTATCTTTCCCCCAAAAACGGGGTTTAATCTTTCATATTTATTTCGGCCAGAGATAGAATAGATAACCAGTGTAAACGAGTAGCAGAAGTGCGCCTTCCAATCGTTTAATTGTATAGCCTGTTCGCATCAGTGGGAGCAGGAGCACGGCGGTCATGATCATTACAAACATATCCGTCATTGCGATGCCGGTTCCGTCGATCGGATGAACCAGCGACGCGATTCCAACGATCGCCAGTAGGTTGAAAATATTCGACCCGACGATATTTCCAACCGCGATATCGGTTTCTTTACGAAAAGCGGCCACGATAGAAGTCGCCAGTTCCGGCAGACTCGTTCCGACCGAGACAATCGTCAACCCGATGACGGCTTCGCTGATACTGAGAATGCGCGCCATTCCAATGGCCCCTTTAACGAAAAAATGCGAGCCCAGAATCAACGCACCCAGACCTCCGGTGATGAAAAGGAAATCCATCGTCACGCTTCGCGTCGGTTTGGGAATGTCGTCTTCGTGGATAAATTCGATTCCTTTTTGATATTGCTTTTTAGCGTAAATCAGGCTGAAAGTCGTGTAACCAACGATTCCCAGAAAGAGACTAAGTCCCTCCAAGCGTGTAACCTGAAAATCTAAAAAGATGATGAAGAACAGAACGGAAACACCGATCAGAATCGGCATATCGATGATAACGAGCTGACGGTGGATTTTCACCGGACAAATCAGCGCAGACAATCCCAAAATGACGGCGATGTTGAAAATATTCGAGCCGAGGACATTCCCAATGGATATCGCGCCGTGCATGTCGGTGGCGGCTTCGATAGAAACGACTAATTCCGGGGCGCTGGTTCCAAAAGCGACAATAGTCAATCCGACGAAAAGCGGGCTGAGTCCCCAGCGGAGTGAAACCGAACTACCGCCTTTGACAAGACCTTCAGCCCCAATATAGAGCAACGCCACGCCAATAACTTGAAGCATGATGATCGTAAACATTTTATCTTAAAAATCCTTTCTTTCTAATATGAACTGTGTGAAGCAGTTGATTCGCTCTCGTCAGAATCAGTTTTTCTATTCGATCAAATGATATTTTCGAAATCCGAGTCCCAATTGTTCGGCATGTGCTAATTGCACTGCCACAAAAAGTTTTGCACCGTTCGCGACGAATTCACTGGGTGAGATAATCTCGTCTAATCCCGCTTTTTTAAACAAGATTTTCAGGCGATTCTTCGTTCGGTCGATTGGTTCACCGCGGGTCATTTTCATGAAGTGAACTTTACTAACTAACATACTATTGACTTTCAAAATTCGTGGAAATTTAACGAAATATTCTTCGGATAACATATCCAAATTGGGTTGTCTTTAAAAAATACGTGTCTCGGATAATCGTCTCATTGAATATCCGCATGCCTTTTCTTAAAACCGCTTACCGCAAAAATCTTTTGGATTCTCGGATGATAATGTAAATTCAGCCGGAAATAGAGAGAAAAAGGTCAAGACCGATGATGAGAACAAAAAAAATTAATTTGATATACATGGTTCTTCTGACACTGTGTTTTGCTGGTCTGGCGGACGCACAAACTAAATTTGCGACGAAGGAAATTCACCGTCATTTTGCCGGACTAACTTTAATCACAGCGGATCGCGGTTCCGGTGTGGGCGGATTTTACGAATGGATGTTTGGTACCTCGAACTGGATAACTATTCAAACCGATTTACTCATGGTTAAAGGCTCCGCTGATTATCCGATTTACGATTGGTATACGGGATATTATTACGAACGGACAGATAAACGCCGTCTTGTGCTCATGCCGATTTTTTTCGGATATAAACGAATCTTGTTTGCGGATCAACTGGCAAATAATTTCCGACCATTTGTCGATTTTTCTGCTGGCCCGGTTGTGGCGTTCGATCCGCCGAACATTCCCGATTTCGTCGATAGGATGAAGCAAATCGATGTTGCTTATACCGGTGCGCTGAGAATTGGCGCGGGTGTCGATTTCGCGTACGGCCCGTCAGCGATCGTATCATTTTATTTTGGTTATGAAACGATTCGATTTTCAAAGCCGCTCGATCAGGCTGAGACTTACTACAATGAATCCAACGAGCTTGTCGTTCCGTACGCGGGTATGAAAAATTATAGCGGATTAATCGTAAAGATAGGATTTGGAAAAAAGTACTAAATGCATGATTTCCAATTCTATGTTCAGCCGGATGAAGTGCATGACCGGCACGCCATTCTCAGAGGTGAAGAGCGCGACCATTGCTGTCGAGTTCTTCGGAAAAGAGTCGGCGACGTTATCTTACTTTTCGATGGAAATGGAAATCAATATGAAGCCGAAATTTCCCTAATAAACAAAGACACAATCGAATGCTTGGTTCATCAGCAACGACCGAAACTGCGCCGAATCCTTCCTGAAATTCATCTTGGAATTTGTCTTGTGAAAAATGCCGCATTGGACGAATTATTGACTACCGTTTCGGCGCTCGGCGTTCGTGCGATCCATCCGTTGATGACGCAACATTCGGTCAAGCAAAATGTCAACCCTGGACGGATGAGAAAAATCGTTTTAAATTCGGTCAAGCAGAGCGGATGTGGCTATTTACCGGAAGTCGGTGGACTTATCCGTCTGGCGGATTGGTTCAATATCGTGAAAGATTATGAGGTCAAACTCGTCGCCGAAAAGGATGATTCTCTTTCGTTGCCGGCGCTCGTTCCTCAACCGCATGAGACCGATCGAATTGCGGCGCTAATCGGTCCGGAAGGCGGATTAAGCGGTGAAAAACTCGATCTTTGCCGAGCGGCGAGATTTTCGGCTGTCAATCTGTTCCCGTATCGGCTTCGGACGGAACTGGCTACGACGGTGATGATCTCTCAACTTTACCAATATTATTCACAGCAGAGAGGTTTGAAGTGAACGAAGATTGCATTTTTTGTAAAATTGCCTCCGGACAATTTGGGACGGAATTTTTATATGAATCGGACGAGATCGTTGCTTTTCGGGATATTCATCCGCGCGCGCCGATCCATTTTCTCGTCATCCCGAAGAAGCATATCCCGAAAGTCAGCGACGTCCAACCGGAAGACGAAGCGCTGATCGGGAAAATGGTTGCGGTTGCGAATATCGTTGCCAAGCAGGAAAAAATTTCTGAGTCCGGCTATCGGCTGGTTTTCAATTGTGGTCGCGATTCCGGCCAGGATGTTTTTCATATTCATCTGCACGTTCTCGGTGGAAGAAAATTAAACTGGCCGCCGGGATAGATCAAGATTACATCCCGTTGACGTCGGGAGAAAGTTAAATGTTGGAGGAACCAAAGCGTCATTGGAAAGATTAAGTGAATGAAGATATGTTGTTTACGGAAAATCTGGACTTAAGCGCTACTAAAAGTTAGTCTGTATGTACATTTCAAAACTGAGTTTATACGGATTTAAATCCTTTTTAAAACGCTCAGAGATCGAGTTCGGGCGCGGAATCACTTCTATCGTTGGACCGAATGGCTGTGGCAAAACGAATATTGTTGATTCCTTGCGGTGGGTAATTGGCGAACAAAAATCCAGCGTGTTGCGCGCCGACCGGAATACTGACGTGATCTTCAATGGTACATCAATGAAACGACCGCTCAATATGGCGGAAGTCTCGTTAACGATCCACGACGTCACGAGTCGAACGGCGGTCGAATTATCTGACGTGACCATCACGCGCAGGCTGTACCGGAACGGCGAGAGCGAGTATTTTATCAATAAAAATCTTTGCCGGTTGAAAGACATCACCGACCTATTTATCGATACTGGGATGGGCGCAAATGCTTATTCCATCATCGAACTAAAAATGATCGAAGACATTCTCAGCGAAACGCCGGAAGAACGAAAACGTCTGTTCGAGGAAGCGGCTGGCGTCAATAAATATCGAATTCAACGAAAAGCCGCCATCCGAAAATTAGAGGCGACTCGCGAGGATTTGCTGAGGTTGAACGACATTATCGCGGAAGTCGATTCGGTAGTAAAAAACCTCAAACGACAACTTCACCGATATGAAAAATATCAGGAAATTACACAGAATCTCATCGAATCCGAAGTCTTGTTAGCGATGCGAAAAATTCTGAATATCCGCTTGAAAAGTGAGCCGATTCAACAAAACTTCCGGGCGAAGCAGGAATCCTTCGACCGCTGTGTTAGTGAATTGGCGATTCTGGAGCGCAATTGGAATGAAAATCAGTCGGAGATCGAAGAAAAAGAGG is a window encoding:
- a CDS encoding cytochrome C biogenesis protein CycH — translated: METNDKIIIYQPPEGLPALEVHLEEETVWLTQKQMGDLFGKSYKTISRHINNIYRESELVRNSTVLFFETVQTEGDREVIRNLEYFNLDMIISVGYRVNSRRGTQFRIWATNVLKQHIIQGYTVNEKRLQEARENFRRLKDSVEIFQRVVENRTLTDTEAKGIVQVIRDYAHALDMLDGYDRQNLTIRNVNRNERYKLDYDKACSALQDLIDIESRKPERGNLYGKERGKILHGIIASVYQTVGGQDAYPSIEEKAAHLLYFLIKNHPFIDGNKRIAGALFLWFLEQNRWLYNADGSKRIADNALTALCLLVAQSDPKEKDLIVKVIINLINKDN
- a CDS encoding 23S rRNA (cytosine(1962)-C(5))-methyltransferase RlmI (SAM-dependent;catalyzes the methylation of cytosine at position 1962 of the 23S rRNA); this encodes METSVILKTGRERSLLRFHPWVFSGAIHSVSGSPVSGDTVDVFSTDKRFLGRGAFSPQSQITVRMWTFNADEPINERFFAGRLQHAIDSRKDFLADPETTAFRLVNAESDGLPGLIVDKYGGFLVCQFLTAGAEKWKNEIIAQLNTLIPNAGIYERSDVEVREKEGLPLVAGVLAGAEPPDLIEILENGLKFLVDVKTGHKTGFYLDQRENRKLIGRYSSNVEMLNCFSYTGGFGIFALKNDAAHVTNIDASATALEISLENAKRNELPTDRIENVAGDVFQVLREYRNANRMFDLIVLDPPKFAESKSNLERAARGYKDINLLAFKLLRKNGILFTFSCSGLMTPELFQKIVADAALDAKRNAQIIRRLTQAPDHPTALAFPEGTYLKGLVCRAE
- a CDS encoding calcium:proton exchanger — translated: MFTIIMLQVIGVALLYIGAEGLVKGGSSVSLRWGLSPLFVGLTIVAFGTSAPELVVSIEAATDMHGAISIGNVLGSNIFNIAVILGLSALICPVKIHRQLVIIDMPILIGVSVLFFIIFLDFQVTRLEGLSLFLGIVGYTTFSLIYAKKQYQKGIEFIHEDDIPKPTRSVTMDFLFITGGLGALILGSHFFVKGAIGMARILSISEAVIGLTIVSVGTSLPELATSIVAAFRKETDIAVGNIVGSNIFNLLAIVGIASLVHPIDGTGIAMTDMFVMIMTAVLLLPLMRTGYTIKRLEGALLLLVYTGYLFYLWPK
- a CDS encoding histidine triad nucleotide-binding protein, with the translated sequence MNEDCIFCKIASGQFGTEFLYESDEIVAFRDIHPRAPIHFLVIPKKHIPKVSDVQPEDEALIGKMVAVANIVAKQEKISESGYRLVFNCGRDSGQDVFHIHLHVLGGRKLNWPPG